GGAGTAAGCGGAAACTACGCTTTCCGCGCAGCGACGATTTCATCCCCGCTAGGACGGCGGGGTGAAATCTATCCGTTAATGAAATCAGGTCACACCCGACTCCACTTGCGAACTCGGAAGTTAAGCTCTCCATCGCCGATGATACTGCTGGGTAGCCAGTGGGAAAGTAGGTCGTCGCAAGCTTTTATTTTAAACCCCTGAACTTAGGTTCAGGGGTTTTTTGCGTTCTGGGGGGGCAAGCCTCGTACTTTTCGCTAAGTGCGGGGCTTTATCTATTTTTAGTTGAATATATTTCGTCTTATATTTATAACGCGACAGGTTTTATTTGTTTGGGTAAGATTTTGTAATTTTGAGGTTAATAAAATGCTGAGTTTTTTTGCAAAAAGATTAGATCATTCTGAAGATATACTTTTTCTCACAACACAAGGGATGAATTATCATCTGGAGATGATGTTTCAGAAAGCGGAAAAGAAAATTGTTATAATTGCACCGTTTCTTCAGATTCATTCCAGATTGAAAGAAATATTAGCAGAAAAAGCCCGTCAAGGTGTCGAAATTAAAGTTGTCTGCCGCGTGAACGAATTGAAAGATGATCTTTCCGGTATTATCGGCGAGCCAATTGATAGGCCTAATCTTCATGCTAAATGCTATCTCACCGAAAAATCTGCCTTAATCGGTAGTCTCAATCTGTATGATTTCAGCCAGATCAATAATGATGAGATGGGGATTTTAATCAAGAATTCCGGCTTTGGTGAGTCTTTGTATGGGCAAATTGTTGATGAAGCTAGAAGATTAAGTCGTAGAGACATGATCTGTGCACATGATCGCGATAATATTCCTCTTGGGTTGGTCAAAGGCGAGAAATATGATTTAGAGGTTCTGGATACTATTTTTGATTTTGAATACAAAAAGATGTCTGGAATTAAAACCTGTAAGCTCGGCGACATAGTCCTTTTTGAAAACACAAACAGTAAATTTCAGAATAGTGTGAAAGCTGGGATGCTTCATTTTAAGGGACAGAATACAGGTAAGGGGGACCAGCGTTTAATTTTCGGTAATAAAGTGATTTATGATACTT
This portion of the Desulfovibrio sp. JC010 genome encodes:
- a CDS encoding phospholipase D family protein, whose protein sequence is MLSFFAKRLDHSEDILFLTTQGMNYHLEMMFQKAEKKIVIIAPFLQIHSRLKEILAEKARQGVEIKVVCRVNELKDDLSGIIGEPIDRPNLHAKCYLTEKSALIGSLNLYDFSQINNDEMGILIKNSGFGESLYGQIVDEARRLSRRDMICAHDRDNIPLGLVKGEKYDLEVLDTIFDFEYKKMSGIKTCKLGDIVLFENTNSKFQNSVKAGMLHFKGQNTGKGDQRLIFGNKVIYDTYGDRSARIHLFTDFVYEGMVYVAAEPYFEGGCWFFPLSRVAE